In the genome of Vicia villosa cultivar HV-30 ecotype Madison, WI linkage group LG7, Vvil1.0, whole genome shotgun sequence, one region contains:
- the LOC131620667 gene encoding uncharacterized protein LOC131620667 produces the protein MLSATRLEAERLLGISEKLLQNRDLMGSKEFAILAQETEPLLEGSDQILAIIDVLIASEKRVNNNPDWYSILQIDRRSDDGDLIKKQYRRLALLLHPDKSRFHFADHAFKLVADAWAVLSDPIKKSNYDKELSFFSRVDLSVPGWVQQDKVPVPGPVRRTGPVPGPETGAGPRNSAAAARDGIAADENARRRNATFWTACPYCYRLYEFPKVYEGYCLKCPNCERSFHGVNIPSLPPLVPGQDAYYCCWGFFPMGFVLGNVGSEEKETELPETETVPVPISVQAAAPFQPAAASFQSASVQPASSLPNWMPAPVPVENGGNNVMPVVPPRDVVVATPARVTTRSGVVSNGVAPRGSGTGKKRGRPRKYY, from the coding sequence atgCTGAGCGCAACTCGATTAGAAGCTGAACGGTTACTCGGAATCTCAGAGAAGCTCTTACAGAACCGAGATCTAATGGGTTCAAAAGAATTCGCAATCTTAGCTCAAGAAACCGAACCTCTTCTCGAAGGTTCCGATCAGATCTTAGCCATCATCGACGTTCTCATCGCCTCCGAGAAACGCGTCAACAACAACCCTGACTGGTACTCCATCCTCCAAATCGATCGCCGATCCGACGACGGTGACCTCATCAAGAAACAGTACCGCCGTCTCGCTCTTCTCCTGCATCCGGATAAAAGCAGGTTTCATTTCGCCGATCATGCTTTCAAGCTTGTTGCTGATGCTTGGGCGGTTCTCTCCGATCCAATCAAGAAGTCGAACTATGATAAAGAGCTCTCGTTTTTCTCTCGGGTTGATTTGTCTGTTCCCGGTTGGGTTCAGCAAGATAAGGTGCCGGTGCCAGGGCCGGTTCGGAGAACCGGTCCTGTACCTGGACCGGAAACTGGAGCCGGTCCAAGGAACAGTGCTGCTGCTGCTAGAGATGGAATAGCTGCTGATGAAAACGCGCGTCGTAGGAACGCGACTTTTTGGACTGCTTGTCCTTACTGTTACCGTTTGTATGAGTTTCCTAAGGTTTATGAGGGTTACTGTTTGAAATGTCCTAATTGTGAAAGATCTTTTCACGGTGTTAATATTCCGTCTCTGCCGCCGTTAGTTCCGGGGCAAGATGCTTATTATTGTTGCTGGGGTTTTTTTCCGATGGGTTTTGTTCTTGGGAATGTTGGTTCAGAAGAGAAAGAGACTGAACTGCCAGAGACGGAAACGGTTCCGGTGCCGATATCGGTTCAGGCTGCTGCTCCGTTTCAGCCTGCTGCAGCTTCGTTTCAGTCTGCTTCGGTGCAGCCGGCTTCGTCGCTGCCGAATTGGATGCCGGCGCCTGTGCCAGTGGAGAATGGTGGGAATAATGTAATGCCGGTGGTGCCGCCGAGGGATGTTGTGGTTGCTACGCCTGCAAGGGTGACGACAAGATCAGGTGTTGTTTCGAATGGTGTTGCTCCCAGGGGTTCGGGAACGGGTAAGAAGCGTGGAAGGCCGAGGAAGTATTATTGA